One Psychrobacillus glaciei genomic region harbors:
- the liaF gene encoding cell wall-active antibiotics response protein LiaF: MKENRTNKLAFILICFVFLMFIEATVFGNGSIVLVLLGIGMVYFSLRRRARFLFWGGFIFILIAIFSMWSLRLLLIAIMIYVLYKLWKNEPIRQMIRPFDTVYKETPNSIIQNKLFSAQTTPFNAYEWQDVHVQSFYGEHVIDVTQTVLPKGTSFISIRQSLGKVTIYVPYEVPVRLHYATIIGEANIFGRGIQRLWNQSVVLKDGYLVDVAYASELVITVSTWIGDIEVIRK, encoded by the coding sequence ATGAAAGAAAACCGAACAAACAAGCTTGCGTTTATTCTCATTTGTTTTGTTTTTCTTATGTTTATCGAGGCTACAGTTTTTGGAAATGGCAGCATTGTATTAGTCCTTCTTGGCATCGGGATGGTTTATTTTAGTTTACGAAGACGTGCACGCTTTTTATTTTGGGGTGGATTTATTTTTATTCTCATCGCTATTTTTTCGATGTGGAGTCTGCGTCTTTTACTTATTGCCATTATGATATATGTACTTTATAAACTTTGGAAAAATGAACCGATTCGTCAAATGATACGACCATTCGACACTGTCTATAAAGAAACTCCCAATAGTATCATTCAGAACAAACTATTTTCTGCACAAACTACTCCGTTTAATGCGTATGAATGGCAAGATGTTCATGTTCAGAGTTTCTACGGAGAGCATGTTATTGATGTAACACAAACCGTATTACCAAAAGGTACCTCCTTTATTTCTATTCGTCAGTCACTTGGAAAAGTTACAATTTATGTTCCATATGAAGTACCTGTTAGGCTCCATTATGCAACGATTATTGGAGAAGCGAACATTTTTGGTCGTGGAATTCAGCGTTTATGGAATCAATCAGTCGTGTTAAAAGATGGGTATTTAGTAGATGTTGCATACGCTTCAGAGTTAGTCATCACTGTTTCCACATGGATTGGGGATATCGAGGTGATTCGTAAATGA
- a CDS encoding PspA/IM30 family protein, producing MTSLFKRLKYSVEADLHKLFDKKEEKNPIAMLNQYIREAEKQTEQTGKWLERQGKLKQALEKELGETILMVEKRKAQVELATVSGEEDLIAFAQVEVDAYSERTSVLQNSILQTTEELFGLERKYEEMKHKIKDMKVRQLQLMGKENVTRAHHQMDRILQPEQKEKSFGTFQEMEQYIERLGTKIEKEHEVTSMEQRLEMLEKNAQPKAEIV from the coding sequence ATGACATCACTTTTTAAAAGACTAAAATATTCAGTAGAGGCAGACTTACACAAATTATTTGATAAAAAAGAAGAGAAAAATCCAATTGCGATGCTCAATCAATACATCCGTGAAGCAGAAAAACAAACAGAACAAACTGGTAAATGGTTAGAACGCCAAGGAAAATTAAAACAAGCGCTTGAAAAAGAACTTGGAGAGACAATACTAATGGTTGAAAAGCGCAAAGCTCAAGTAGAGCTTGCAACAGTTAGTGGCGAAGAAGATTTAATAGCTTTTGCGCAAGTAGAAGTGGATGCTTACAGCGAAAGAACTTCTGTCTTACAAAACAGCATTCTCCAAACGACCGAAGAACTTTTCGGTCTAGAGCGTAAATACGAAGAGATGAAACATAAAATTAAAGATATGAAAGTTCGTCAATTGCAATTAATGGGTAAAGAAAACGTTACACGCGCTCATCACCAAATGGATCGTATCTTACAGCCAGAACAAAAAGAAAAGAGTTTCGGAACTTTCCAAGAGATGGAACAATATATTGAACGCCTTGGAACAAAGATAGAAAAAGAACATGAAGTCACTTCTATGGAACAACGTTTAGAAATGTTAGAAAAAAATGCACAACCTAAAGCGGAAATTGTGTAA